One stretch of Eupeodes corollae chromosome 2, idEupCoro1.1, whole genome shotgun sequence DNA includes these proteins:
- the LOC129946686 gene encoding RNA-binding protein 42, whose protein sequence is MGEKRKAMEDEMSRFEAEISKPAVVSNRNIFVPNQVRPIIGSNTYSQVQQKLNQAPVTRTPAPPPLPIPPSFLSTFVPTTADSQSKANPTPVVLSSAPKFYQSRQSVNISQVAAAPHIDINAIQFDVTQKLKKLKAEKSGPNPIAEEAIKAARASSALQSFQTEKNKKKDRKTVRVAGGQIWEDSSLADWPDNDFRIFCGDLGNDVNDEILTRIFNKFPSFQKARVIRDKRTGKSKGFGFVSFREPADFIRAMKEMDGRYVGSRPIKLRKSTWRQRSLDVVKKKEKEKQTLLQSFQK, encoded by the exons atgggAGAAAAGCGAAAAGCCATGGAAGACGAGATGTCTCG ctTCGAGGCGGAAATCTCAAAGCCAGCTGTAGTCTCTAATCGTAACATATTTGTACCAAACCAAGTTCGCCCCATCATTGGCTCAAATACTTACAGTCAAGTACAACAGAAGTTAAATCAGGCTCCAGTTACTCGGACACCAGCTCCACCACCCCTGCCGATTCCTCCATCGTTTCTTTCCACTTTTGTGCCAACAACTGCTGATAGCCAATCCAAAGCAAATCCCACACCCGTTGTTCTAAGTAGTGCACCGAAATTTTACCAAAGTCGACAGTCTGTAAATATCTCGCAAGTTGCTGCTGCTCCGCACATCGACATCAATGCCATTCAATTCGAtgtaacacaaaaattaaagaaactcaAAGCTGAGAAATCCGGACCAAATCCAATTGCCGAAGAAGCCATCAAAGCTGCTCGCGCTTCATCTGCTCTGCAATCGTTTCAAActgagaaaaataagaagaaggaTAGAAAAACGGTTAGAGTGGCAGGTGGACAGATTTGGGAGGATTCTTCACTTGCCGACTGGCCAGACAACgattttagaatattttgtgGAGATCTGGGAAACGATGTAAACGATGAAATTCTCACAaggatatttaataaatttccatCGTTCCAAAAAGCTCGAGTCATTCGCGATAAACGAACTGGAAAGAGTAAAGGCTTCGGATTTGTAAGCTTTAGGGAACCTGCTGATTTCATTCGAGCAATGAAAGAAATGGATG gACGCTACGTTGGAAGCAGACCAATTAAATTAAGGAAAAGCACATGGCGCCAAAGAAGTTTGGATGTTgttaaaaagaaggaaaaagaaaaacaaaccttATTGCAATCATTTCAAAAGTAA
- the LOC129946685 gene encoding mitochondrial DNA helicase, with the protein MFTKSRILYKSSFLKCFQRNSTFKSEILAEPNSLVDQKALSEFKKLLKKLEVPVRDGFTCLQIECRLCNNPTRSTAFLNKTTGLFMCPSCQVKFPFKDVKKSYEENVQINEVNLKKDVYIPSINTVEEVPKEICDSLKIPSISTQLRKFGVKYDSDTENLYFPLKDATGQHVGDKILNLATLAEETLPKDNCSGILCHGPTDASKAVLVSNIMDYLSLCGQKVEGYSIICLPYSLKALPQECLPALETYKELIFWFDFDSAGWDVAHNFSIKLEERRCLFIRPTDVQPTPFKAMKKHLNLRHIIQRATPIRHKSITTFSELKMDILSELQNIEKVNGVKWKRFPVLNKLLKGHRKGELTILTGPTGSGKTTFMSEYSLDLALQGVSTLWGSFEIRNTRLALTLLRQYVGYPLDDKLNEFEYWTSEFEKYPMYFMTFHGQQSIKVVMDAIEHAQYVYDIKHVIIDNIQFMMGMSGFNKVDKFYEQDAVISAFRSYATRKNVHVTLVMHPRKERDSDELTTSSIFGSAKATQEADNVLIIQDRRLTSVGGKKFLQVAKNRYTGDLGIMPLEFDKDGLSYVKKKKKKEEIKS; encoded by the exons ATGTTTACCAAATCGAGAATTCTGTACAAAAGCAGCTTTCTAAAGTGCTTCCAAAGAAACAGTACCTTTAAGTCCGAAATATTAGCTGAACCCAACAGCTTAGTGGACCAAAAAGCGTtgagtgaatttaaaaaattgctcaAAAAGCTAGAGGTGCCGGTAAGGGATGGATTTACATGTTTACAAATAGAATGCAGATTATGCAATAATCCTACCAGATCGAcggcgtttttaaataaaacgacaG GTCTCTTCATGTGCCCATCATGCCAAGTTAAATTTCCCTTTAAGGATGTTAAAAAAAGCTACGAGGAAAATGTTCAAATCAATGAGGTCAATTTGAAGAAAGATGTGTACATTCCCTCGATAAATACGGTTGAAGAAGTGCCCAAGGAAATCTGTGATAGCCTGAAAATACCATCAATTAGTACTCAGTTGCGAAAATTTGGTGTGAAATATGACAGTGATACTGAAAATCTGTACTTTCCATTGAAGGATGCAACTGGCCAACACGTTGGTGATAAAATTCTAAACCTGGCCACTCTAGCAGAGGAAACTTTACCCAAAGATAATTGTTCGGGTATCCTATGTCATGGCCCAACGGATGCATCCAAAGCAGTTTTGGTTTCAAATATTATGGATTACCTCTCACTTTGTGGACAGAAGGTTGAAGGAT ATAGTATAATTTGCTTGCCGTACTCGCTCAAAGCACTGCCACAAGAGTGTCTCCCTGCCTTGGAGACGTATAAAGAACTAATATTTTGGTTTGACTTCGATTCGGCCGGTTGGGATGTGGCTCACAACTTTTCTATTAAGTTAGAAGAAAGACGGTGCCTTTTCATTCGTCCCACCGATGTTCAACCTACACCTTTTAAGGCTATGAAGAAACACTTGAACCTGCGACACATAATACAAAGAGCTACTCCCATTCGTCACAAGTCGATCACTACCTTCAGCGAACTGAAGATGGACATTCTTAGTGAGTTGCAAAACATCGAAAAAGTAAACGGAGTCAAATGGAAGCGGTTTCCTGTTCTAAATAAGCTGCTTAAAGGTCATCGAAAGGGTGAACTTACCATCTTGACTGGACCCACCGGTTCGGGGAAGACGACATTTATGTCCGAGTACTCCCTAGACCTGGCACTCCAAGGCGTATCCACGTTATGGGGTTCATTTGAAATTCGAAATACACGACTGGCGTTGACATTACTGCGGCAGTATGTCGGCTATCCCCTCGATGACAAACTCAACGAGTTTGAATATTGGACAAGCGAATTTGAGAAGTATCCCATGTATTTTATGACCTTTCACGGCCAGCAGAGCATTAAAGTTGTCATGGACGCCATAGAACACGCTCAGTATGTGTATGACATCAAACATGTTATCATTGATAATATTCAATTTATGATGGGAATGTCGGGATTCAATAAGGTCGATAAATTCTACGAACAGGACGCAGTTATCAGTGCTTTTAGGTCGTATGCAACGCGTAAGAATGTGCATGTCACTTTAGTAATGCATCCACGAAAAGAACGTGATTCAGACGAGTTGACCACTAGTTCAATATTTGGCAGTGCTAAAGCTACACAAGAGGCCGATAATGTTTTGATCATTCAAGACAGAAGGCTTACATCAGTTGGAGGGAAGAAGTTTTTGCAA GTTGCCAAAAATAGATACACTGGAGACCTGGGAATTATGCCTTTAGAATTCGACAAAGATGGATTAAgttatgttaagaaaaaaaagaaaaaagaagaaataaaatcttaa